A single region of the Oleispira antarctica RB-8 genome encodes:
- a CDS encoding GCN5-related N-acetyltransferase: MQHILSSCQQLNQFYKQNKNKARAKPNDLMYAALNNEGEICSVLRLLPYNGFLFLRSVLTAETHRGSGIASDLIKHAVKQQQSHLIYTLPTPQALRLYQRLGFQPVSQSEIPAPLLASYRRFRRSNIGPTVMVINMTVR, encoded by the coding sequence ATGCAGCATATTTTGTCCAGTTGCCAACAACTCAACCAGTTTTATAAGCAAAATAAAAATAAGGCCAGAGCAAAGCCAAATGATCTAATGTATGCCGCGCTCAATAATGAAGGAGAAATCTGCTCGGTATTACGCTTATTGCCCTACAATGGCTTTCTTTTTTTGCGCAGTGTTTTAACCGCAGAAACACATAGAGGATCCGGCATAGCCTCGGACTTAATCAAACATGCTGTTAAGCAGCAACAATCACACCTCATTTATACCTTACCAACACCTCAAGCATTGCGCCTTTACCAACGCCTAGGCTTTCAACCCGTCTCTCAGTCAGAAATTCCAGCCCCATTATTAGCCAGCTACCGACGCTTTCGACGATCAAACATCGGCCCCACAGTCATGGTGATTAACATGACAGTCAGGTAA
- a CDS encoding Putative HlyD-like secretion protein encodes MNTTFSRHKRRLSTLALSSVLLSLTLSANTSAQGLPAEVVRATEQNVPTYIEAVGTLKANESLILRPEITGRVQKITFSEGHEVNKNATLVQFDASMYRAQVNEAKARVKLSEAEYQRVNKLFKNGAISETQRDSALAQMQINEAQLEQSQVSLDKMTLRAPFTGIVGLRQFSPGDYITAGADMLEIVDIDSMKLDFRIPEIYLPQVAQGQTLSINLSAFPGEAFEGKVTAISPQISEQGRNILIRALLPNKDKKLRPGLFAKVQLLVKQENLIVIPEEAIIPQGEGFLVYIYKDDKVTPMPVQLGQRMRGSVVISGINVGDVVITAGQLKLQPGSPITPIFVDGSAPAPDSGKKQPAGQE; translated from the coding sequence ATGAATACGACATTCTCACGTCATAAGCGACGCTTATCCACTTTGGCACTTTCCAGTGTATTACTCTCGCTTACTCTTTCAGCCAATACCTCTGCACAAGGCCTTCCTGCTGAAGTAGTGCGTGCCACTGAGCAGAATGTCCCAACGTATATTGAAGCGGTAGGCACATTAAAGGCCAATGAATCTTTAATCTTACGCCCTGAAATCACCGGCAGAGTCCAAAAAATAACCTTCTCTGAAGGACACGAAGTTAACAAAAACGCTACCTTGGTTCAATTTGACGCCTCTATGTACCGCGCACAAGTTAACGAAGCCAAAGCCCGCGTTAAATTAAGTGAAGCAGAATACCAACGTGTGAATAAACTGTTTAAAAATGGGGCTATCTCAGAGACTCAAAGAGATTCGGCATTGGCACAAATGCAAATCAACGAAGCGCAGCTTGAGCAATCACAAGTTAGTTTAGACAAAATGACTTTGCGTGCGCCTTTCACCGGCATTGTTGGCTTGCGTCAGTTTAGCCCAGGTGACTACATCACCGCGGGTGCCGACATGTTAGAGATAGTTGATATCGACAGCATGAAGCTCGATTTTAGAATTCCTGAAATTTATCTACCTCAAGTCGCTCAAGGGCAAACGTTAAGCATCAACTTATCAGCTTTTCCAGGTGAAGCATTTGAAGGTAAAGTAACCGCGATTAGCCCACAAATTAGTGAGCAAGGCCGCAATATATTGATACGTGCTTTATTGCCAAATAAGGATAAAAAATTACGTCCCGGTCTATTTGCTAAAGTACAACTATTAGTCAAACAGGAAAATCTCATTGTCATCCCTGAAGAAGCCATCATCCCTCAAGGTGAAGGTTTCTTAGTCTATATTTATAAAGACGATAAAGTGACGCCTATGCCGGTTCAGCTTGGACAGCGTATGCGAGGAAGTGTTGTGATCAGTGGTATCAATGTTGGCGATGTCGTGATTACGGCAGGACAATTAAAGTTACAACCTGGCTCACCTATAACGCCTATTTTTGTTGATGGCAGCGCGCCTGCCCCTGATTCAGGCAAGAAGCAGCCTGCAGGACAGGAGTAA
- a CDS encoding Phosphate family transporter, protein MELLAEHGHIFIALACIFGLFMAWGIGANDVANAMGTSVGSKAITIKQAILIAIVFEFAGAFLAGGEVTATIRKGIIDPSALADSPELLVFGMLASLLAAGIWLLVASIKGWPVSTTHSIVGAIVGFSAVGIGVEAVAWGKVGTIAASWIISPMLAGSIAFVLYKTVQHWIHDTENPFAQSKKVVPFYIFLVGFIISMVTLTKGLKHIGLDISFQQSIWMSLIAGVVITFIGIFFVNRVHADPESNEEEHLANVEKVFAVLMVFTACAMAFAHGSNDVANAIGPVAAIYSVVSSSGEIAAKAAVPAWILLIGGLGIVVGLVTYGHKVIATVGTGITQLTPSRGFAATLAAATTVVVASGTGLPISTTHTLVGAILGVGLAVGRESLNYRQIGAIFMSWLVTLPAGAALSIFFFFIFRAIWG, encoded by the coding sequence ATGGAACTTCTAGCCGAACACGGGCATATTTTTATCGCCCTAGCATGTATTTTTGGTCTTTTCATGGCATGGGGTATTGGTGCTAATGATGTTGCTAATGCAATGGGGACCTCCGTAGGTTCTAAAGCAATCACCATCAAACAAGCTATTTTAATTGCTATTGTGTTTGAATTTGCGGGTGCGTTTCTCGCCGGTGGTGAAGTAACGGCCACTATTCGAAAAGGCATCATTGATCCTTCTGCACTGGCAGACTCTCCCGAATTGCTCGTTTTTGGTATGCTGGCGTCTTTATTAGCAGCAGGGATTTGGTTATTGGTTGCGTCGATTAAAGGCTGGCCTGTTTCAACCACCCACTCTATCGTTGGCGCCATTGTTGGTTTTTCTGCCGTCGGCATCGGCGTAGAAGCGGTTGCTTGGGGTAAGGTAGGCACAATTGCCGCTAGCTGGATTATTTCACCGATGCTCGCGGGTAGTATTGCTTTTGTCTTGTACAAAACGGTACAGCACTGGATTCATGATACTGAAAATCCTTTTGCTCAATCTAAGAAAGTCGTTCCTTTCTACATATTTCTGGTCGGCTTCATCATCTCTATGGTCACATTGACCAAGGGTTTGAAACACATTGGCCTCGACATTAGTTTTCAACAGTCAATTTGGATGTCGCTCATCGCAGGGGTTGTTATCACCTTTATCGGTATATTCTTTGTTAATCGTGTCCACGCAGACCCTGAAAGCAATGAAGAAGAACACCTCGCCAACGTTGAGAAAGTATTTGCTGTATTAATGGTATTCACCGCTTGCGCCATGGCTTTTGCCCACGGCTCTAACGATGTCGCTAACGCCATTGGCCCTGTTGCCGCTATTTACAGCGTTGTAAGCAGCTCAGGTGAAATCGCTGCGAAAGCCGCTGTTCCTGCTTGGATCTTGTTGATTGGTGGCCTGGGTATCGTAGTTGGCTTAGTCACTTATGGTCATAAAGTAATTGCAACCGTCGGCACCGGTATCACTCAGTTAACACCAAGCCGTGGCTTTGCTGCCACCCTAGCGGCAGCAACAACCGTCGTTGTTGCATCGGGTACTGGCTTACCGATTTCGACGACTCATACGCTCGTAGGCGCTATCTTAGGCGTAGGTCTTGCGGTAGGTCGTGAATCATTGAACTATCGTCAAATCGGCGCCATTTTCATGTCTTGGCTAGTCACTCTGCCAGCAGGTGCAGCACTTTCTATCTTCTTCTTCTTTATCTTCAGAGCAATCTGGGGATAA
- a CDS encoding Diguanylate cyclase, with translation MQSASNNQNSSDSRSFDDGVIELPNQQHRRSVLQLLLWISAAFGFFFTLLNWQSNAQMAIVEIALATYSLVLLPFARNDKQQFKVSLLFLVPLYSIILYVLTMPTSTETGYVWILVIPVLSHLLLGRWFGLGLSLIFMPIGFVLFAIRFHDNNAIFNVVATSNVILAGVATLVFSHVYEVSRTRAHRKLLHLATTDSLTSLANRTRFLDVFERERNHAIRNNSDLSLLLLDIDHFKHVNDNHGHDVGDEVLKYVSATICHRLRKTDLACRLGGEEFGVLLPGASLERAISIAETIRKNIADVPYTRGDKLIALSVSIGVSEYGFDGRDLESMYAIADNHLYRAKSSGRNRIRSREMMRNGELDLALAD, from the coding sequence ATGCAGTCAGCCAGTAATAATCAAAATAGTTCAGACAGCCGAAGCTTTGATGATGGAGTTATAGAGCTCCCTAATCAACAGCACCGTCGTAGTGTATTGCAGTTATTATTGTGGATTTCAGCCGCTTTTGGTTTCTTTTTTACTCTACTCAATTGGCAGAGTAATGCGCAAATGGCGATCGTCGAAATAGCATTGGCGACTTATTCCTTAGTTCTATTACCGTTCGCTCGTAATGATAAGCAACAATTCAAGGTATCACTGCTTTTTCTGGTGCCTCTATATTCTATAATTCTATATGTTTTGACCATGCCCACCTCAACGGAGACTGGATATGTCTGGATCTTAGTTATTCCAGTACTGTCACATTTATTATTGGGTCGCTGGTTCGGTTTAGGGTTGTCGCTTATTTTTATGCCGATTGGGTTTGTTTTATTCGCGATTCGCTTTCATGATAATAATGCCATTTTTAACGTGGTTGCGACCAGTAATGTCATTTTGGCAGGCGTCGCGACATTGGTATTTTCTCACGTCTATGAAGTGAGCCGGACTCGTGCTCATCGAAAATTATTACACTTAGCAACTACGGATAGCCTAACGTCTTTGGCTAACAGAACACGCTTTTTGGATGTATTTGAACGCGAGCGTAATCATGCAATCCGTAATAACAGTGATTTATCGTTATTATTATTAGATATAGATCACTTTAAGCACGTGAATGATAACCACGGACATGACGTGGGTGATGAAGTATTGAAATATGTCTCTGCCACGATTTGCCATCGGTTACGTAAAACCGATCTTGCGTGCCGTTTGGGAGGAGAGGAGTTCGGTGTTCTATTACCAGGGGCGAGCTTAGAAAGAGCGATCAGTATTGCTGAAACCATTCGTAAGAATATTGCTGATGTACCCTATACTCGAGGGGATAAACTTATTGCTCTGAGCGTCAGCATTGGTGTCTCGGAATATGGTTTCGATGGTCGAGACTTGGAAAGTATGTATGCGATTGCAGATAATCATTTATATCGAGCGAAATCCTCTGGACGTAACCGAATACGAAGCCGTGAAATGATGCGTAATGGCGAGCTTGATTTGGCCCTTGCTGACTAG
- a CDS encoding S-isoprenylcysteine methyltransferase produces MKFLQLKCPPPIVMLLSMVFSLVLSQRGLDFMQQQVADLSNLIWPLIFLIAGIGLAMLGVKEFLVQHTTLNPLDPSRSSSLVVSGVYQLTRNPMYLGMLVVLLGWGDFLDNFLAYSGALIFFVYMTAFQIKPEEAAMLEKFGESFKQYCQSVRRWL; encoded by the coding sequence ATGAAGTTTTTGCAGCTCAAATGTCCTCCTCCCATTGTGATGTTGTTGTCGATGGTATTCTCTCTGGTGCTGTCTCAGCGAGGTTTAGATTTTATGCAGCAGCAAGTTGCTGATTTAAGTAATTTGATTTGGCCTTTAATCTTTTTAATCGCTGGTATTGGCTTGGCCATGTTGGGAGTAAAGGAATTTTTAGTTCAACATACAACACTGAATCCATTAGATCCTAGCCGCTCAAGCAGTTTAGTTGTCTCTGGGGTTTATCAGTTAACCCGCAACCCAATGTACTTGGGAATGCTGGTGGTTCTATTAGGTTGGGGAGATTTTTTAGATAATTTTTTAGCGTATTCAGGCGCGTTAATTTTCTTTGTTTACATGACGGCTTTTCAGATTAAGCCTGAAGAAGCCGCCATGCTTGAAAAGTTTGGTGAGTCCTTCAAGCAGTATTGCCAATCGGTCAGACGCTGGTTATAA
- a CDS encoding Phytoene dehydrogenase and related protein encodes MAKVKIKTGKRFRASRAEAHYDTIVIGSGIGGLANAAFLSLLGKKVCVLEQHYTAGGYTHAYEREGYEWDVGVHYVGEVHKPSTLRRVFDVISEGRLEWAAMEDEYDKVIIGKDEYSFVAGRDNFANMLKERFPGEEKVIDAYIQLIRDISRYTPKFFAGQGMPRWMASLYNKIRPLLVPKQFFQTTRDALEDLTSNQKLISVLTGQWGNYGQAPVDAAFLMHALIAKHYLAGGAYPVGGASQIARTIIPTIQKSGGEVFTYADVAEVLIKDNKAYGVRMACGAEITADNIVSNAGFYNTVKKLLPTEVQNRLGVDAWLKKVSPSSAHFCIYAGFKGTAEELGLTTTNLWIYPSGDHDANLKKYQANYNEDFPLVYISFPSAKDPDWENRYPGKSTVEVVTPANMDWFKQWEGSQWQKRGEDYETFKKNFADRLMAKLYERHPQLREKLEYFELSTPLSTNWYQKTSAGEMLALDHYVDRFKQPFLHPITPVKNLYMTGSDIMTAGVGGAMMAGMMTTCAMQGRKAGDVVKLLKNYQSS; translated from the coding sequence ATGGCTAAGGTAAAGATTAAAACAGGTAAGCGTTTTCGCGCCTCTCGTGCTGAAGCACATTACGATACCATCGTTATTGGCTCGGGCATCGGCGGTTTAGCTAATGCGGCATTTCTCTCTTTGCTAGGAAAAAAAGTCTGTGTTCTAGAGCAACATTATACCGCTGGCGGTTATACCCACGCTTATGAACGCGAAGGCTATGAGTGGGATGTCGGTGTTCATTATGTTGGTGAAGTACACAAGCCATCGACCTTACGCCGCGTCTTTGACGTGATCAGCGAAGGTCGTCTTGAATGGGCTGCAATGGAAGATGAATACGACAAGGTCATTATAGGCAAAGACGAATATAGCTTTGTCGCGGGCCGAGACAATTTCGCGAATATGCTAAAAGAACGCTTTCCAGGTGAAGAGAAGGTTATTGATGCTTATATTCAGTTGATCCGCGATATCAGTCGCTATACGCCTAAGTTTTTTGCTGGCCAAGGTATGCCGCGCTGGATGGCAAGTCTATACAACAAAATTCGTCCTTTATTGGTTCCTAAGCAATTTTTTCAGACAACCCGCGACGCTTTAGAAGATTTAACGTCAAATCAAAAACTTATCTCAGTATTAACTGGACAATGGGGTAACTATGGCCAGGCCCCTGTTGATGCCGCTTTTCTGATGCATGCGCTCATTGCAAAACACTACCTCGCTGGCGGCGCTTATCCCGTCGGAGGCGCGTCACAAATTGCACGGACCATTATTCCTACCATTCAAAAAAGTGGCGGTGAAGTATTCACTTATGCCGATGTTGCGGAAGTGCTAATAAAAGATAATAAAGCCTACGGCGTACGCATGGCCTGCGGTGCTGAAATTACCGCCGATAACATCGTCAGCAACGCGGGTTTTTATAATACGGTTAAAAAATTATTACCTACTGAGGTTCAAAATCGCTTAGGCGTTGATGCATGGCTAAAGAAAGTATCCCCCTCTTCCGCTCACTTTTGTATTTATGCAGGTTTCAAAGGCACAGCAGAAGAACTGGGCCTAACAACAACTAACTTATGGATTTATCCCAGCGGCGATCACGATGCTAACTTAAAAAAGTATCAAGCAAACTATAACGAAGACTTTCCACTGGTGTATATCTCATTCCCATCGGCTAAAGATCCTGATTGGGAAAATCGCTATCCCGGTAAGTCGACCGTCGAAGTTGTTACTCCCGCTAATATGGATTGGTTTAAACAATGGGAGGGTAGCCAGTGGCAAAAACGTGGGGAGGATTATGAGACCTTTAAGAAGAATTTTGCTGATCGTTTAATGGCTAAATTATACGAACGTCATCCTCAGTTACGAGAAAAGCTCGAATACTTTGAACTATCAACGCCACTGTCTACCAACTGGTATCAAAAAACCAGTGCTGGTGAAATGCTGGCGTTAGACCATTATGTGGATCGCTTTAAACAACCTTTTTTACACCCCATCACCCCGGTTAAAAACCTGTATATGACAGGCTCTGACATCATGACCGCTGGGGTCGGTGGCGCCATGATGGCCGGCATGATGACGACCTGCGCTATGCAAGGTCGTAAAGCGGGAGACGTGGTCAAATTGCTAAAAAACTATCAATCGAGCTAG
- a CDS encoding Hypothetical cation/multidrug efflux pump protein translates to MKISELSISRPVLATVMNILVVLIGIIAYKALPVREYPNIDVPVITVETSYAGANAKILESQVTQILEDSLSGIEGIDFMSSKSRSEKSQITLTFKLDRDPDSAASDVRDRVGRVRGLLPEDIEEPIVAKVEADAQPIIWLAFSSDRHTPLQVTDIAERQARDPLQTVPGVASVVIVGERRYAMRIWLDRTRMAAYNITSQGVESALRSQNLEVPAGRIESSEREFTVLTQTDLNTTEQFEDIVLRNENGYLVRLKDVANVEVGPEAERIISRFSGRSAVALGVVKQSTSNPLDVSSGVKTLLVEINKKLPEGVEVKVAYDSSVFIDKSIQSVQTTIFEAVMLVILVIFVFLRNARATLIPLLTIPVSLIGAFAIMNLFGFSINTLTLLALVLAIGLVVDDAIVVLENIYRHIETGMDPIQASFKGMKEIGFAVVAMTVTLAAVFAPIAFSEGRTGKLISEFALTLAGAVIVSGFVALTLSPMMASRMLKHNENPGKFYLWGEKVLNGMADGYERALRKVLAFPRLIAAAGLVTIALSALVYMQLPQELSPSEDRGFVIGFAIAPEGSSMEFVDKYTRQIEGVLSKVPESTNTFSIVGFPTSTNSMQFLQLESWENRERSQQEIAAGLMGPMFGGITGVMAFPMNPPSLGQSIVSRPVEFVVQTTGSYEELQDLTSQVMMKVYANPMFAQPDIDLKLNKPELSIKVDREKAAAMGVGIETIGRTLETMIAGREITRFKREGEQYNVIVQVADIDRSNPSDLTNVYVRSSGGEMVQLANLVNVTESIAPKELNHFNKLKSATIQAALNPGFSQQQAREFLDATVAELTADKAGFQVDYAGQLREFISAGSSLSVAFGLALIFIYLVLAAQFESFRSPLIIMFSVPTAMLGALLALWITGGSINIYSQIGLITLVGLITKHGILIVEFANQLQESGSSKLEAVIESAKLRLRPILMTTSAMVLGAIPLALASGAGAESREQIGWTIVGGMTLGTALTIIIVPACYLLISGKVKELVKPD, encoded by the coding sequence ATGAAAATTTCTGAATTAAGCATATCCCGTCCGGTCCTCGCGACCGTGATGAACATACTCGTAGTCCTCATCGGTATCATTGCCTACAAGGCTTTGCCGGTGCGCGAGTATCCAAACATTGATGTTCCTGTGATCACCGTTGAAACCTCTTATGCAGGCGCCAACGCCAAGATTTTGGAAAGTCAGGTTACACAAATTTTAGAAGATTCTTTATCCGGTATCGAAGGCATTGATTTTATGTCTTCTAAGAGCCGCTCTGAAAAATCTCAAATTACTCTAACCTTTAAATTGGATCGAGATCCTGATTCCGCTGCCAGTGATGTACGTGATCGTGTTGGTCGTGTTCGCGGCTTGCTACCGGAAGATATTGAAGAACCGATTGTTGCTAAAGTAGAAGCCGATGCTCAGCCTATTATCTGGTTAGCCTTCTCTTCAGATCGCCATACCCCACTGCAAGTAACTGATATTGCTGAACGCCAAGCGCGTGATCCACTGCAAACCGTACCCGGTGTTGCCAGTGTTGTGATTGTGGGTGAACGTCGTTATGCCATGCGCATTTGGTTAGATCGTACCCGTATGGCAGCTTACAACATTACCAGCCAAGGTGTTGAGTCTGCTTTACGTAGCCAAAACTTAGAAGTACCTGCCGGCCGGATTGAAAGTAGTGAACGTGAATTCACGGTATTAACTCAAACGGATCTTAATACCACGGAACAATTTGAAGACATTGTACTGCGTAACGAAAACGGTTATTTAGTGCGCTTAAAAGATGTCGCTAACGTAGAAGTTGGCCCAGAAGCCGAACGTATTATCTCGCGTTTCAGTGGTCGCAGTGCAGTGGCGCTTGGGGTTGTTAAACAATCAACCTCCAACCCATTAGATGTGTCCAGTGGCGTAAAAACCTTATTAGTAGAAATCAATAAAAAGCTACCAGAAGGCGTTGAGGTTAAAGTGGCCTATGACTCTTCGGTCTTTATTGATAAGTCGATTCAATCAGTGCAAACCACCATTTTTGAAGCCGTTATGCTGGTGATTCTGGTGATCTTCGTTTTCTTACGAAATGCACGTGCCACGTTAATTCCATTACTCACCATTCCTGTTTCTTTAATCGGCGCTTTTGCCATTATGAACCTGTTTGGTTTTAGTATTAATACACTGACGCTATTAGCCTTAGTACTGGCCATCGGCTTAGTGGTTGATGATGCAATTGTGGTATTAGAAAACATCTACCGCCACATCGAAACGGGTATGGACCCAATACAAGCGTCGTTTAAAGGCATGAAAGAAATCGGCTTTGCCGTAGTCGCGATGACCGTGACCTTAGCCGCCGTATTTGCCCCTATTGCCTTCTCGGAAGGTCGAACCGGTAAATTGATTTCAGAATTTGCACTAACCCTCGCAGGCGCCGTCATTGTATCGGGCTTTGTGGCCCTGACGTTATCGCCAATGATGGCATCACGTATGCTAAAACATAACGAAAACCCAGGTAAGTTCTATCTATGGGGCGAAAAAGTGCTTAATGGCATGGCCGATGGTTATGAAAGAGCATTGCGCAAAGTGCTCGCCTTCCCACGCCTAATCGCCGCGGCGGGTTTAGTAACCATTGCCTTAAGCGCTTTGGTTTATATGCAGCTACCGCAAGAACTGTCACCCTCAGAAGACCGTGGTTTTGTGATTGGTTTCGCCATTGCACCGGAAGGTTCATCAATGGAATTTGTCGATAAATACACCCGTCAGATCGAAGGTGTATTGAGTAAAGTTCCTGAATCGACCAATACTTTTTCTATTGTTGGCTTCCCTACCAGCACTAATAGTATGCAATTCCTGCAGCTAGAATCTTGGGAAAATAGAGAGCGCTCACAACAAGAAATCGCCGCTGGCCTTATGGGCCCGATGTTCGGTGGTATTACCGGGGTAATGGCCTTCCCAATGAACCCACCTTCATTAGGACAAAGTATTGTCTCGCGTCCGGTAGAGTTTGTGGTTCAAACCACAGGGTCTTATGAAGAGTTGCAAGATTTAACGTCTCAAGTGATGATGAAAGTCTATGCGAATCCAATGTTCGCCCAACCCGATATCGACTTAAAGCTGAATAAACCAGAGCTTTCCATTAAAGTTGATCGTGAAAAAGCAGCGGCCATGGGTGTCGGTATTGAAACCATTGGTCGTACACTTGAAACCATGATTGCCGGTCGCGAAATCACTCGTTTCAAACGTGAAGGCGAGCAATACAACGTTATTGTGCAAGTAGCTGACATTGATCGTTCTAATCCTAGCGATTTAACCAACGTTTATGTGCGCTCGAGCGGTGGCGAAATGGTACAGCTAGCCAACCTAGTTAATGTAACAGAAAGCATTGCACCCAAAGAGTTGAATCACTTTAACAAGCTAAAATCAGCGACGATTCAAGCGGCTCTTAACCCGGGCTTCAGCCAGCAGCAAGCAAGAGAGTTTCTTGATGCAACAGTGGCAGAATTAACGGCTGACAAAGCAGGCTTTCAAGTCGACTATGCAGGCCAATTACGTGAATTCATCAGTGCAGGCAGTAGCTTAAGTGTTGCTTTTGGTTTGGCATTGATCTTTATTTACTTGGTACTAGCAGCGCAGTTTGAAAGTTTCCGCAGCCCATTAATCATTATGTTCTCGGTACCCACTGCAATGTTAGGCGCCTTATTAGCACTTTGGATAACGGGCGGTTCCATCAACATCTACAGCCAAATTGGTTTAATCACTCTAGTCGGGTTGATTACCAAACACGGTATCTTGATTGTTGAATTTGCCAACCAACTACAAGAATCAGGTTCGTCTAAGCTGGAAGCGGTTATTGAATCGGCTAAGCTGCGTTTGCGTCCAATTCTGATGACGACCTCAGCCATGGTATTAGGTGCAATTCCTCTGGCCCTTGCCAGTGGTGCAGGCGCTGAGAGCCGTGAACAAATTGGTTGGACGATTGTAGGCGGTATGACACTGGGAACAGCATTGACCATCATTATCGTGCCAGCCTGCTACTTACTAATTTCTGGCAAAGTGAAAGAGCTGGTTAAACCTGACTAG
- the recJ gene encoding Single-stranded-DNA-specific exonuclease — protein sequence MSVKIERHALAPAALSLANTHPILSSIYQARGIQSYEELQYELKGLLPFHRLYDIDNAAMIIADAIEQQERILIVGDFDADGATSTALAIRALRQFGAHEACYLVPNRFEYGYGLTPEIVEVALHMQPQLLITVDNGISSLAGVKAAKDAGIKVVVTDHHLAADELPNADAIVNPNQPACEFESKAACGCAVIFYVMTAVRIELRNRGWFVNRTEPNMAQFLDLLALASVADVVPLDKNNRILIDQGLKRIRAGKGIAGINALLKIAGKSAHNLVASDLGFAIGPRLNAAGRLDDMATGIECLLTDNDALAFQYAEELNSLNEERKNIERGMQQQAMTWLQSQRLAQFDHEAEHKHLPWGLCLHDPDWHQGVIGILASRIKDKVHRPVIAFANAELAAGLNTQEQLEQQEIKGSARSIPGLHIRDALYLIAKRRPEILTKFGGHAMAAGLSIKLKHYAEFQREFDQICHELMTEDQLDQIILSDGELKPDDFNLNLAGMIKYAGPWGQQFPEPIFDGQFMIINQKIVGSNHLKLTLGIPGTQHCIDGIAFNIDLDEWTDESCQKITCAYQLDINEFRGMQSVQLMIRHIIKNDE from the coding sequence ATGTCTGTTAAAATTGAGCGTCATGCTCTTGCCCCCGCGGCACTGTCTCTCGCAAATACCCATCCTATTTTATCGTCTATTTATCAAGCTCGTGGCATTCAGTCTTACGAAGAGCTGCAATATGAATTAAAGGGCTTATTGCCGTTTCATCGCTTATACGATATCGACAACGCGGCGATGATTATTGCCGATGCGATTGAGCAACAAGAGCGTATTTTAATCGTGGGCGACTTTGATGCTGATGGCGCAACGAGTACGGCATTAGCGATACGGGCATTGCGTCAGTTTGGTGCCCATGAAGCCTGTTATTTAGTGCCTAATCGATTTGAATACGGTTATGGACTAACGCCTGAAATTGTTGAAGTCGCTCTTCACATGCAGCCTCAGTTATTAATCACGGTTGATAACGGCATATCTTCTTTGGCTGGGGTAAAGGCCGCTAAAGATGCGGGCATTAAAGTGGTGGTGACTGATCACCATTTAGCCGCAGATGAGCTTCCTAATGCCGATGCTATCGTCAACCCTAATCAACCTGCATGTGAGTTTGAATCTAAAGCCGCTTGTGGCTGTGCGGTGATTTTTTATGTCATGACGGCAGTACGGATTGAGCTTAGAAACCGTGGTTGGTTTGTTAATAGAACCGAGCCTAATATGGCTCAGTTTTTGGACTTATTAGCCTTAGCATCTGTTGCGGATGTCGTACCCTTAGATAAAAATAATCGTATTTTAATTGACCAAGGTTTAAAAAGAATTCGTGCAGGTAAGGGCATTGCGGGTATCAATGCGCTATTAAAAATTGCAGGAAAATCAGCACACAATTTGGTCGCCAGTGATTTGGGTTTTGCGATTGGTCCACGGTTAAACGCCGCAGGGCGCTTAGATGATATGGCAACGGGGATTGAGTGTTTATTAACCGATAACGATGCGTTAGCGTTTCAATATGCTGAAGAGTTAAACAGTCTGAATGAAGAGCGTAAAAATATAGAGCGCGGTATGCAACAGCAAGCGATGACTTGGTTGCAATCGCAAAGACTTGCGCAGTTCGATCATGAAGCCGAGCATAAGCATTTACCTTGGGGTTTATGTTTGCATGATCCCGATTGGCATCAAGGTGTGATTGGTATTTTAGCATCGCGGATTAAAGATAAAGTGCATCGTCCTGTCATTGCGTTTGCTAACGCCGAACTCGCGGCAGGTTTGAACACTCAAGAGCAATTAGAGCAGCAGGAAATAAAAGGCTCAGCACGTTCAATTCCTGGTTTACATATACGCGATGCCTTATATTTGATCGCTAAACGTCGACCAGAAATTCTCACAAAATTCGGTGGTCATGCGATGGCGGCGGGGTTAAGTATTAAGTTAAAACATTATGCTGAATTTCAACGTGAGTTCGATCAGATTTGCCATGAGCTGATGACTGAAGATCAACTTGATCAAATTATTTTGAGCGATGGTGAGCTGAAGCCAGATGACTTTAATTTAAATTTAGCTGGCATGATTAAATATGCGGGGCCTTGGGGGCAACAATTTCCAGAACCTATTTTTGATGGTCAATTTATGATTATCAATCAAAAAATTGTTGGCAGTAATCATCTTAAGTTAACGCTGGGCATCCCGGGCACGCAACACTGTATCGATGGCATTGCGTTTAATATTGATTTAGATGAATGGACGGATGAATCTTGTCAGAAAATAACATGTGCTTATCAGTTAGATATTAATGAATTTCGGGGTATGCAAAGCGTACAGCTGATGATTCGGCATATTATAAAAAATGATGAATAA